The Candidatus Omnitrophota bacterium genome window below encodes:
- a CDS encoding PEP-CTERM sorting domain-containing protein: protein MKRRLKNILGGFVALGFLLGLSTNVFAATYADVVLVVDESSSMGGEHAWLQTMVPSLQAALLTAGVGTGADVNRYG from the coding sequence ATGAAAAGAAGACTAAAAAATATTCTAGGTGGTTTCGTGGCCCTTGGGTTTCTTTTAGGGCTTTCCACAAATGTTTTTGCCGCAACCTATGCGGATGTTGTGTTGGTTGTGGATGAATCCAGTTCCATGGGCGGAGAGCATGCCTGGCTCCAAACCATGGTTCCCAGTCTTCAGGCAGCATTGCTTACGGCCGGGGTCGGTACGGGCGCGGATGTGAACCGTTATGGCTT